ACCTGCCGACCAGCCTCAACGGACGACCGCTCGACGAGCTCGCCGACCTCCCGCTGGCCGAGGTGGCCATGGCCACCTACCTCCACCCCGGGGTCCTGCACGTGGACACCCTGCGCGAGCCCTGGCTCGCGGCGATCTCCGGTGCGGCGACGGTGCGGATGTTCGGCTCCGGGTCCTGCGACCTCGCGGCCGTCGCCGGCGGGCGCATCGGGGTGTGGGCCCAGCAGTCGGTGCCCGAGTGGGACTGGCTGCCGGGCGCCGCGCTGGTCACCGCCGCCGGCGGGCGGGCCGAGCAGGTCGAGGCGCACGGTCACACCTGGAGCGTCGCGGGCCGCCCCACCGCCGTCGAGCAGGTCATCGCCGCGCTGCGAGGTTGAGCGACGGTTGGTCAGGGGCGGGGTAGGACGCAGGCGGGCACTGCTCGGCCGATCCCGGCCATCCCGCTTCAGGGACGAAGGGGGCGACCCCGCTCCGCGAGCACGTCCCGCAGGGTGTCGATCCGGTCGGTGACGATCCCATCGACCCCGAGGTCGAGCAGCCGGTGCATCTCGTCGGCTTCGTCGATGGTCCACACGTGCACGTGCTTGCCGATGCGGTGGGCGGCGTCGACGAGGCGGCGGGTCACGAGGGTGACGGGCACGGGCCCGACCTGCTGGCGGATCGGTATCTGCAGTGCCTGCGAGGGGGAGCGCAGCAGCCGGTGCAGGACGCTCGGCAGCAGCCGGGTCGCCGCCACGTCCCGAGGACCCGCCGAGGTCGCGAGCCTCGGTCCGAGGGCCTGCCGGACAGCGCGCAGCCGGGTGTCGCTGAAGGAGCCGATGCAGACGCGGTCGATGGCGTCGTGACGACGGATGGCATCGACCAGGGGAGCGATGGCGCCGGGTGACTTGATGTCGATGTTGAAGCGCGCGTCGGGGAAGGTCTCGAAGAGCTCGTCCATGAGCGGCACGGGGTCCAGACCGTGGATGCGGGCCGCGGAGACCTCGCCCCACGGCAGGTCGGCGATCGCTCCCTTCGTATCGGTGACGCGGTCGAGCACGTCGTCGTGGAAGGCGACGAGCCGGCCGTCCGCCGTCGAGTGCACGTCCGTCTCCAGGTAGCGATACCCCATGTCGACGGCCTGCTGGAAGGCGGCGACGGTGTTCTCCCGCCCGACATTGGGCTCGAAGGTCGACCCGCCCCGGTGGGCGAGCCCGATGGGGGTGTCGTCGGCGAAGTAGGCGAAGTCCGCGGCTGCTCTCACGGGCACCAACCTAGGCGACGACCTCAGTGCTGCGCGATGCAGAACTCGTTGCCGTCGGGGTCGGCGAGCGTCACCCAGCGGAAGCCGTCGCTCTCGTGGTCGGCGACATGACTGGCGCCGCCCTCCAGCAGCAGCCGGGTCGCGCCGTCGAGGTCGGGGGTCCCCAGGTCGAGGTGCATCCGGTTCTTGCCCGGGGTGGGGTCCGCAACCTTCTGGAAGGCGAGCATCGGCCCCTGGGGCAGCTGGACGACCACGAACCAACCGTCGTTGTCCTGGGTGATGGTGCCGTCGGTCTGCCGCGCCCACCACGTCGCGAGGGCGGTGGCGTCGGTCGTGTCGGTCGTGATCATGCCGAGTGTCAGGCTCATGCATCGACAGTAGGGCGAAGCCCCGACAACGGTCGTCGATCAGCGCAGGAAGGTGTCGATCCGCTCGATCGTCGCCGCCGTGACGTCAGCGTCGTAGCCCGGCAGGTCCGGGTCGGTGAAGAGGTGGCCGCGGCCGGGTGTGACGTGGTCCTCGAAGGGAGCGCCGCTCGCAGCTACTGCCGCGCCCAGGGCCGTCACATCGGGCGGTGCGATCCACGGGTCGTCCTCGTGGCGGTGCACCTGGACGGGCACGCCGGACCACTCGTGCCGGGGCGCTGCGACCGAGTGCAGCAGGATCGCAGCGCTCGCTCGGGGCCGTCGTGCGGCCAGCCGCTGGGCGAAGAATGCCCCGAGGGAGAAGCCCGCGAGCACCGTCTCCGGCGGCATCGTGGCCGCCAGCTCTCGGACGGTCTCGAAGTACTCGGGGTGCGCGTCGCGGTGCGCGATGCCCTCGCGCTCGCCGTCGAAGACATGCCCCTCGTAGAAGTCGGGGACCTCCACCTCGTGGCCACGCCCGCGCAGCAGCTCGGCGAAGGAGTGCACCCCGGGCCGTAGACCGAGTGCCGAGTGGAGCAGCAGGATCGTCGCCATGTCAGTCGACCTGCGCCCACACGCAGGTGTCGGCCGGGACCTGCCCGTCGACGAGCTCACCCGACGCCACGAGCACCTGTGCGCCCTCGGGAAGGGCGATCGGCGTCGAGGACAGGTTGGCGACCACGAGGGTCTGCCTGCCGTCGGGACCCGTCGCGAGGTACCCGAGCACGTCGTCTCCCAGGCCCTCGACCTCGGCCAGCGCGGCGAGCCCGAGACGGCGCTCCCGACGGATGGTCAGGAGCGCGCGGTAGAGCTCGAGGGTCGAGCCCTCGACCCCGGTCTGCTCGTCGACCGCGAGGTCGGCGTAGGACGTCGGCTGGGGCAACCACGCGGCGCCCGTGTCGTTGAAGCCGAGGGAGGCACCCCCCTTCGTCCAGGGGATGGGGACGCGGCAGCCGTCACGACCGAGCTCGAGACCGCCTGTGCGGGCGAAGGTCGGGTCCTGGCGGGCCTCGGCCGGCAGGCTGGTGTGCTCGGGCAGCCCGAGCTCCTCGCCCTGGTAGACGTAGGCGCCACCGGGCAGCGCGAGCATGAGCGTCGTCGCGGCGCGGGCCCGGCGCAGGCCGAGCTCGGCGTCGGGCTGCGGGTCGTCCGCCCCGATCCCGTTGGGTCGGGGCGCCCCGACGGGCAGACCGAAGCGGCTCGCGTGACGCAGCACGTCATGGTTGCTCAGCACCCAGGTCGCGGGCGCGCCGACCGAGTCGTTGGACGCCAGGGAGCGCTCGATGACCGCACGCAGCGGCTGCGCCTGCCACGGCGTCTCGAGGAAGTCGAAGTTGAAGGCCTGGTGGTACTCGTCCTCGCGCACGTAGCGCGCCAGCCGGTCCGCCGGTGCCACCCACGCCTCGGCGCACATGATCCGCTCGGGGACGCCGTAGGAGTCGAGCAGGGTGCGCCAGCTGCGATAGATCTCGTGGACACCGTCCTGGTCCCAGTAGGGCGCCTCGTGGGTGACCTCCATGAGGCCGCCGGGGTGCTTGCCGAAGTTGGGGAAGGTCGGGTCCTTGACCAGCCCGTGCGCCACGTCGACGCGGAAGCCGTCGACCCCGCGGTCGAGCCAGAAGCGCAGCGTCGTCTCGAAGTCGGCGCGCACCTCGCTGTTGTCCCAGTTGAAGTCCGGCTGCGAGGGGTCGAAGAGGTGCAGGTACCACTGGCCCGGTGTGCCG
The genomic region above belongs to Janibacter limosus and contains:
- a CDS encoding glycoside hydrolase family 13 protein; the protein is MTERATTSQPTPFATRQLHPAGSADVPWWRDAVIYQIYPRSWADADGDGIGDLPGITSRLEHLRDLGVDAVWLSPFYRSPQRDAGYDVSDHRDVDPLFGTLADADALIARAHELALRIIVDIVPNHSSSDHPWFQEALAAAPGSPERDRYMFRDGLGEDGSLPPTDWLANFGGGAWTRVTEPDGTPGQWYLHLFDPSQPDFNWDNSEVRADFETTLRFWLDRGVDGFRVDVAHGLVKDPTFPNFGKHPGGLMEVTHEAPYWDQDGVHEIYRSWRTLLDSYGVPERIMCAEAWVAPADRLARYVREDEYHQAFNFDFLETPWQAQPLRAVIERSLASNDSVGAPATWVLSNHDVLRHASRFGLPVGAPRPNGIGADDPQPDAELGLRRARAATTLMLALPGGAYVYQGEELGLPEHTSLPAEARQDPTFARTGGLELGRDGCRVPIPWTKGGASLGFNDTGAAWLPQPTSYADLAVDEQTGVEGSTLELYRALLTIRRERRLGLAALAEVEGLGDDVLGYLATGPDGRQTLVVANLSSTPIALPEGAQVLVASGELVDGQVPADTCVWAQVD
- a CDS encoding glycerophosphodiester phosphodiesterase, whose protein sequence is MRAAADFAYFADDTPIGLAHRGGSTFEPNVGRENTVAAFQQAVDMGYRYLETDVHSTADGRLVAFHDDVLDRVTDTKGAIADLPWGEVSAARIHGLDPVPLMDELFETFPDARFNIDIKSPGAIAPLVDAIRRHDAIDRVCIGSFSDTRLRAVRQALGPRLATSAGPRDVAATRLLPSVLHRLLRSPSQALQIPIRQQVGPVPVTLVTRRLVDAAHRIGKHVHVWTIDEADEMHRLLDLGVDGIVTDRIDTLRDVLAERGRPLRP
- a CDS encoding dienelactone hydrolase family protein yields the protein MATILLLHSALGLRPGVHSFAELLRGRGHEVEVPDFYEGHVFDGEREGIAHRDAHPEYFETVRELAATMPPETVLAGFSLGAFFAQRLAARRPRASAAILLHSVAAPRHEWSGVPVQVHRHEDDPWIAPPDVTALGAAVAASGAPFEDHVTPGRGHLFTDPDLPGYDADVTAATIERIDTFLR
- a CDS encoding VOC family protein, whose protein sequence is MSLTLGMITTDTTDATALATWWARQTDGTITQDNDGWFVVVQLPQGPMLAFQKVADPTPGKNRMHLDLGTPDLDGATRLLLEGGASHVADHESDGFRWVTLADPDGNEFCIAQH